The proteins below are encoded in one region of Girardinichthys multiradiatus isolate DD_20200921_A chromosome 19, DD_fGirMul_XY1, whole genome shotgun sequence:
- the ddx24 gene encoding ATP-dependent RNA helicase DDX24 has product MKPKKGKTGDKRVSSVRRSFDMKGKWKPVELDPHLFSQEGLQDLICFEELTSYRLVNSGKAAKEVRKEKKQAKKREAEQAVEEAAEPAKKKKKKKKHEKVAANDPETGSCGTNKDVMQESEVPIEEDGENEKETAATSVPAQSSTTNRREKKKKKKKSSQKTEQPAVTEKQTSIKPPSLPEEPRQDQIKPPKKQRKNWTNAALSGSEEKNSDVSAWNDLFVPSAVLEALSRLGFTSPTSIQALALPSAIRDRMDILGAAETGSGKTLAFGIPMIHTILEWKNGSRKTTEPGDTEDPKTGEQQDDSTEPSEEDDEREVDQTNAGSDEDEQGAEGEDQDEQLGCVRVIDDAEFDFKGKVDEGQNQPLLGLVLTPTRELAVQVKHHIDAVAKYTDIQTAIVVGGMAQQKQRRMLKRRPEIIIATPGRLWDLIKERHPHLLNLRQLKCLVIDEADRMVERGHFEELESLLEMLNTTHFNPTRQTFVFSATLTMVHGLPSRVLQKKKKPENRSKLEILMEKVGIKSKPKVIDLTRKEATVESLTETQICCQKDEKDFYLYYFLIQYPGRTMVFANSIECIKRLTALLVILDCSPLALHANMHQKQRLKNLERFAERQNCVLLTTDVAARGLDIPDVQHVIHYQVPRTSETYVHRSGRTARATKEGLSLLLIGPDDVMNFKKISKTLGKDEDLSVFPLENRCMEAIKERVNLARKIEKIEFFNSKEKQHDSWFKQAAKALEVDLDDDLLMGSAREQDANSEQQKMVKGMKKHLKHLISQPIFKYVVKTKYPTKMGKLALANMSVAGMESALTRISGQKMTQKLKRGFSQQQKEQKQKKRVKKQA; this is encoded by the exons atgaaGCCAAAGAAGGGGAAAACTGGAGATAAGCGGGTTTCCTCGGTCAGACGGAGCTTCGACATGAAAGGCAAATGGAAACCCGTGGAGCTGGATCCTCATCTGTTCTCACAGGAAGGCCTGCAGGACTTGATCTGCTTCGAGGAGCTGACCTCCTACCGTTTGGTAAACAGCGGGAAGGCTGCGAAAGAGGTgagaaaggaaaagaaacagGCAAAGAAGAGAGAAGCCGAGCAGGCTGTAGAGGAAGCGGCCGAACCtgccaagaagaagaagaagaagaagaaacacgAGAAAGTGGCTGCAAATGATCCAGAGACAGGTAGTTGTGGCACCAATAAGGACGTGATGCAGGAAAGTGAAGTACCCATTGAGGAGGATGGAGAGAATGAGAAAGAAACAGCTGCTACCTCTGTACCTGCTCAGTCTAGTACCACAAATAgaagagaaaagaagaagaaaaagaagaaatcaagCCAGAAAACAGAGCAGCCTGCAGTcacagagaaacagacaagCATCAAACCTCCATCACTTCCAGAAGAACCCAGACAGGATCAGATAAAGCCTCCaaaaaagcagagaaagaaCTGGACGAATGCAGCACTTTCTGGTTCTGAGGAGAAAAATTCTGATGTGAGTGCTTGGAATGACCTGTTTGTCCCATCTGCAGTGCTGGAGGCTTTAAGCAGGCTGGGGTTCACTTCACCCACTTCCATTCAAGCTCTGGCTCTGCCTTCAGCTATCAGAGACCGTATGGACATCCTGGGGGCGGCTGAGACCG GAAGTGGGAAGACTTTAGCTTTCGGAATTCCCATGATCCACACCATCCTGGAGTGGAAGAACGGCTCGAGGAAAACAACCGAACCAGGTGACACAGAGGACCCCAAAACTGGAGAACAACAGGATGACAGCACGGAGCCTTCAGAAGAAGATGATGAACGCGAAGTGGACCAGACTAATGCAGGCTCTGATGAAGATGAACAGGGCGCTGAGGGTGAAGATCAGGACGAGCAGCTTGGGTGTGTTCGAGTGATTGATGACGCAGAGTTTGATTTCAAAGGAAAGGTCGATGAGGGGCAGAACCAGCCTCTCCTCGGACTGGTTCTCACTCCGACCAGGGAGTTGGCTGTTCAGGTCAAACACCACATTGATGCTGTCGCAAAATACACGG ACATCCAAACAGCCATAGTGGTGGGTGGAATGGCTCAGCAGAAGCAACGGAGGATGCTAAAGCGCAGGCCGGAGATAATCATAGCCACTCCGGGACGTTTGTGGGACTTGATCAAGGAGCGGCATCCTCATCTGCTCAACCTCAGACAGCTGAA GTGTCTGGTCATTGATGAAGCCGACCGCATGGTAGAAAGAGGTCACTTTGAAGAGCTGGAGAGCCTCCTGGAGATGCTGAACACCACACACTTTAATCCCACCAGACAGACATTCGTGTTCTCCGCCACTCTAACGATGGTTCACGGTTTGCCCAGCCGTGTccttcagaagaagaagaagccggAAAACAGGAGCAAACTGGAAATCCTGATGGAAAAGGTGGGGATTAAGTCCAAACCGAAAGTCATCGACCTCACCAGGAAGGAGGCCACCGTGGAGAGCCTGACTGAAACACAAATCTGTTGTCAGAAGGATGAGAAGGACTTCTATCTGTACTACTTCCTGATTCAGTATCCTGGGCGCACCATGGTGTTCGCCAACAGCATCGAATGCATCAAGAGGCTCACTGCTCTTCTGGTTATCTTGGACTGTAGTCCTCTCGCTCTGCATGCCAACATGCACCAGAAACAGCGCCTCAAAAACCTGGAACGCTTTGCTGAAAGACAGAA CTGTGTTCTTCTTACGACTGATGTGGCCGCGCGGGGCCTCGACATCCCCGACGTTCAACATGTTATTCACTATCAG GTTCCTCGAACATCAGAGACGTATGTCCATCGAAGCGGCCGCACAGCAAGAGCCACCAAAGAGGGCCTCAGTCTGCTGCTGATTGGCCCAGACGATGTGATGAACTTCAAAAAGATTTCCAAGACCCTCGGGAAGGACGAGGACCTCTCCGTGTTCCCCTTAGAGAACAGatgcatggaggcaatcaag GAGCGAGTGAACCTTGCCAGGAAGATAGAAAAGATCGAGTTCTTCAACAGCAAAGAGAAGCAGCATGACTCCTGGTTTAAGCAGGCAGCAAAGGCCCTGGAGGTGGACCTCGACGATGATCTCCTCATGG GAAGCGCTAGAGAGCAGGATGCGAACAGCGAGCAGCAGAAAATGGTGAAAGGGATGAAGAAGCATTTAAAGCATCTAATCTCTCAGCCGATATTCAAGTATGTGGTGAAAACAAAGTATCCCACAAAAATGGGAAAACTCGCCCTGGCAAACATGTCCGTTGCAGGGATGGAAAGTGCCCTGACCAGGATTTCAGgacagaagatgacacagaagctgaagagaggtttttcacagcagcagaaagaacaaaagcagaagaaacgGGTGAAGAAGCAGGCGTGA
- the LOC124855249 gene encoding intracellular coagulation inhibitor 3-like isoform X1 codes for MFHRKLNMDSIFHEKQEGSLCAQHCLNNLLQGEYFTPVDLSSIAHQLDEEERMRMAEGGMASEEYRTFLQQPSGNMDDSGFFSIQVISNALRVWGLELILFNSPEYQRLMINPINEKAFICNYKEHWFTIRKLGQQWFNLNSLLTGPELISDTYLALFLAQLQQEGYSIFVIRGNLPECEAEQILGIMRVHQQQRPRLIGEDEAQTSMGTSGSQSQADVGFSVEDDDEELKRALALSRQDMDVEDEEADVRRAIQLSMQGTVRSERSSECEVFDVKSRIAGDEQKGGQSETLTAEELRKRRQAYFDRQHPQAQPNLPQQPDVPPTAGSGSKFWTIIMGTHKLEMPFIFVLTYMCFLAPVHQAALPNMTISDLSYKNMDFAMDLYRKISNYHDNNVFFSPLSISTSFAVLLMASGGGTHQEILRGLNLQQLEMADQPELIPRLFQLLQENIAQNGSLKVDQSMALFIRQQFEVEKAFEDKMRTFFHADIKTVDFADIKGSVRYINEYIRQKTKDKITKMLSTLDETTLLLLINSIFFQGTWLMPFNSNLTRNGPFYIDNYNIIQVPMMFKEDKFYTMEDVPLGARVLKLPYQEGVSMLILLPNKGIDYTVIDDEITAEKFLSWVKELRKTRLEVSMPKFKMEQEYSLHNLLPDMGMVSLFGSSANLTGLSKEAGLRVSEVRHKAVMEVDETGTTAAAATTTGIIPYSLPRMFTINRPFFFFIYHEDTNCLLFMGRVINPSSN; via the exons ATGTTTCACAGAAAGCTCAATATGGATTCCATATTTCATGAGAAA CAAGAGGGCTCCCTGTGTGCCCAGCATTGCCTCAACAACCTCCTGCAGGGGGAGTACTTCACCCCCGTGGATCTGTCCTCCATTGCTCATCAGCTGGATGAAGAGGAGAGGATGAGGATGGCTGAGGGGGGCATGGCCAGTGAGGAGTACAGGACCTTCTTACAG cAACCCTCAGGGAACATGGATGACAGTGGATTCTTTTCAATACAG GTTATTAGCAACGCTCTACGGGTGTGGGGCTTGGAGCTAATCCTCTTTAACAGTCCAGAGTACCAGAGGCTGATGATAAACCCAAT AAATGAGAAAGCCTTCATTTGCAACTATAAGGAGCACTGGTTTACTATACGCAAACTTGGGCAGCAG TGGTTCAACCTGAATTCACTGCTGACCGGACCTGAGTTGATATCAGACACGTATTTAGCCCTTTTCCTCGCACAGCTGCAACAGGAAG GTTATTCCATATTTGTAATCCGAGGAAATCTCCCAGAGTGTGAGGCAGAGCAGATTCTTGGGATCATGAGGGTCCATCAGCAGCAGCGGCCCAGACTCATTGGAGAGGACGAGGCCCAGACCAGTATGGG GACATCAGGTTCTCAGAGCCAGGCAGATGTGGGGTTCAGTGTGGAGGATGACGACGAAGAATTAAAGAGAGCTCTGGCTCTCAGCAGACAGGACATGGATGTGGAAGATGAAGAGGCTGATGTCCGTAGAGCCATACAGCTCAGCATGCAAG GAACGGTGAGGAGCGAAAGGTCTTCAGAGTGTGAGGTGTTCGATGTGAAATCACGTATCGCTGGTGATGAACAAAAAGGAGGCCAGAGTGAGACACTTACAGCtgaggagctgaggaagaggagacaAGCCTACTTTGATCG GCAGCACCCACAAGCTCAGCCAAACCTTCCCCAACAGCCAGATGTACCTCCAACCGCTGGGTCAG gtTCTAAATTCTGGACTATAATTATGGGAACACACAAACTGGAAATGCCGTTTATTTTCGTTCTAACCTACATGTGCTTCCTGGCTCCTGTCCATCAAGCAGCACTTCCAAACATGACCATCTCTGATCTTTCCTACAAGAACATGGATTTTGCCATGGACCTTTACAGAAAAATATCCAACTACCACGACAATAACGTCTTTTTCTCGCCTCTGAGCATTTCCACCAGTTTCGCCGTTCTGCTGATGGCTTCTGGTGGTGGCACACACCAGGAGATCCTGAGGGGACTGAACTTGCAGCAGCTGGAGATGGCCGACCAGCCAGAACTCATCCCAAGACTTTTTCAGCTCCTTCAGGAGAACATTGCGCAAAACGGCTCTCTGAAAGTGGACCAAAGCATGGCCCTGTTTATCCGTCAGCAGTTTGAGGTCGAGAAGGCGTTTGAGGACAAAATGAGGACGTTTTTCCATGCCGACATTAAAACCGTAGACTTTGCAGACATAAAAGGGAGTGTCAGATACATAAATGAATACATCAGGCAGAAGACCAAggataaaattacaaaaatgctCTCCACCCTTGATGAAACGACTTTGCTCCTGCTGATCAACAGTATTTTCTTCCAAG GAACCTGGCTGATGCCTTTTAACTCCAATTTGACCAGAAATGGCCCTTTTTACATTGACAACTACAATATAATTCAAGTGCCCATGATGTTTAAGGAGGACAAGTTCTATACTATGGAAGATGTTCCCCTTGGAGCCAGAGTGCTGAAACTGCCATACCAGGAAGGTGTTTCCATGCTTATCCTGCTGCCCAACAAGGGCATTGACTACACTGTGATTGATGATGAGATCACTGCTGAGAAGTTCCTGAGCTGGGTCAAAGAGCTGCGCAAAAC AAGACTGGAAGTCAGCATGCCAAAGTTCAAGATGGAGCAAGAGTATTCCCTGCACAATCTTCTGCCAGACATGGGCATGGTCAGCCTCTTCGGGAGTTCAGCAAACCTTACAGGGCTCAGCAAGGAAGCGGGCCTCAGAGTGTCTGAG GTGCGGCACAAAGCTGTGATGGAGGTAGACGAGACGGGAacaactgcagctgctgcaacCACAACCGGCATCATTCCCTACTCTCTGCCCAGGATGTTCACCATCAACAgacctttcttcttcttcatataCCATGAGGACACAAACTGCCTCTTGTTCATGGGGAGAGTTATTAACCCCTCCAGCAACTAG
- the LOC124855249 gene encoding ataxin-3-like isoform X3: MFHRKLNMDSIFHEKQEGSLCAQHCLNNLLQGEYFTPVDLSSIAHQLDEEERMRMAEGGMASEEYRTFLQQPSGNMDDSGFFSIQVISNALRVWGLELILFNSPEYQRLMINPINEKAFICNYKEHWFTIRKLGQQWFNLNSLLTGPELISDTYLALFLAQLQQEGYSIFVIRGNLPECEAEQILGIMRVHQQQRPRLIGEDEAQTSMGTSGSQSQADVGFSVEDDDEELKRALALSRQDMDVEDEEADVRRAIQLSMQGTVRSERSSECEVFDVKSRIAGDEQKGGQSETLTAEELRKRRQAYFDRQHPQAQPNLPQQPDVPPTAGSEEVYRTHLAQAERF, translated from the exons ATGTTTCACAGAAAGCTCAATATGGATTCCATATTTCATGAGAAA CAAGAGGGCTCCCTGTGTGCCCAGCATTGCCTCAACAACCTCCTGCAGGGGGAGTACTTCACCCCCGTGGATCTGTCCTCCATTGCTCATCAGCTGGATGAAGAGGAGAGGATGAGGATGGCTGAGGGGGGCATGGCCAGTGAGGAGTACAGGACCTTCTTACAG cAACCCTCAGGGAACATGGATGACAGTGGATTCTTTTCAATACAG GTTATTAGCAACGCTCTACGGGTGTGGGGCTTGGAGCTAATCCTCTTTAACAGTCCAGAGTACCAGAGGCTGATGATAAACCCAAT AAATGAGAAAGCCTTCATTTGCAACTATAAGGAGCACTGGTTTACTATACGCAAACTTGGGCAGCAG TGGTTCAACCTGAATTCACTGCTGACCGGACCTGAGTTGATATCAGACACGTATTTAGCCCTTTTCCTCGCACAGCTGCAACAGGAAG GTTATTCCATATTTGTAATCCGAGGAAATCTCCCAGAGTGTGAGGCAGAGCAGATTCTTGGGATCATGAGGGTCCATCAGCAGCAGCGGCCCAGACTCATTGGAGAGGACGAGGCCCAGACCAGTATGGG GACATCAGGTTCTCAGAGCCAGGCAGATGTGGGGTTCAGTGTGGAGGATGACGACGAAGAATTAAAGAGAGCTCTGGCTCTCAGCAGACAGGACATGGATGTGGAAGATGAAGAGGCTGATGTCCGTAGAGCCATACAGCTCAGCATGCAAG GAACGGTGAGGAGCGAAAGGTCTTCAGAGTGTGAGGTGTTCGATGTGAAATCACGTATCGCTGGTGATGAACAAAAAGGAGGCCAGAGTGAGACACTTACAGCtgaggagctgaggaagaggagacaAGCCTACTTTGATCG GCAGCACCCACAAGCTCAGCCAAACCTTCCCCAACAGCCAGATGTACCTCCAACCGCTGGGTCAG AAGAAGTTTACAGAACTCATCTGGCTCAAGCTGAAAG gtTCTAA
- the LOC124855249 gene encoding ataxin-3-like isoform X2, whose translation MFHRKLNMDSIFHEKQEGSLCAQHCLNNLLQGEYFTPVDLSSIAHQLDEEERMRMAEGGMASEEYRTFLQQPSGNMDDSGFFSIQVISNALRVWGLELILFNSPEYQRLMINPINEKAFICNYKEHWFTIRKLGQQWFNLNSLLTGPELISDTYLALFLAQLQQEGYSIFVIRGNLPECEAEQILGIMRVHQQQRPRLIGEDEAQTSMGTSGSQSQADVGFSVEDDDEELKRALALSRQDMDVEDEEADVRRAIQLSMQGTVRSERSSECEVFDVKSRIAGDEQKGGQSETLTAEELRKRRQAYFDRQHPQAQPNLPQQPDVPPTAGSGSANNASEEYQQQESSQ comes from the exons ATGTTTCACAGAAAGCTCAATATGGATTCCATATTTCATGAGAAA CAAGAGGGCTCCCTGTGTGCCCAGCATTGCCTCAACAACCTCCTGCAGGGGGAGTACTTCACCCCCGTGGATCTGTCCTCCATTGCTCATCAGCTGGATGAAGAGGAGAGGATGAGGATGGCTGAGGGGGGCATGGCCAGTGAGGAGTACAGGACCTTCTTACAG cAACCCTCAGGGAACATGGATGACAGTGGATTCTTTTCAATACAG GTTATTAGCAACGCTCTACGGGTGTGGGGCTTGGAGCTAATCCTCTTTAACAGTCCAGAGTACCAGAGGCTGATGATAAACCCAAT AAATGAGAAAGCCTTCATTTGCAACTATAAGGAGCACTGGTTTACTATACGCAAACTTGGGCAGCAG TGGTTCAACCTGAATTCACTGCTGACCGGACCTGAGTTGATATCAGACACGTATTTAGCCCTTTTCCTCGCACAGCTGCAACAGGAAG GTTATTCCATATTTGTAATCCGAGGAAATCTCCCAGAGTGTGAGGCAGAGCAGATTCTTGGGATCATGAGGGTCCATCAGCAGCAGCGGCCCAGACTCATTGGAGAGGACGAGGCCCAGACCAGTATGGG GACATCAGGTTCTCAGAGCCAGGCAGATGTGGGGTTCAGTGTGGAGGATGACGACGAAGAATTAAAGAGAGCTCTGGCTCTCAGCAGACAGGACATGGATGTGGAAGATGAAGAGGCTGATGTCCGTAGAGCCATACAGCTCAGCATGCAAG GAACGGTGAGGAGCGAAAGGTCTTCAGAGTGTGAGGTGTTCGATGTGAAATCACGTATCGCTGGTGATGAACAAAAAGGAGGCCAGAGTGAGACACTTACAGCtgaggagctgaggaagaggagacaAGCCTACTTTGATCG GCAGCACCCACAAGCTCAGCCAAACCTTCCCCAACAGCCAGATGTACCTCCAACCGCTGGGTCAG GATCAGCAAACAACGCCTCAGAGGAATACCAACAGCAAGAGTCCAGCCAGTGA